The following proteins come from a genomic window of Macadamia integrifolia cultivar HAES 741 chromosome 14, SCU_Mint_v3, whole genome shotgun sequence:
- the LOC122061156 gene encoding homeobox-leucine zipper protein HAT5-like, whose amino-acid sequence MVGRRAIGGSNNMTVVFQNQGIPSSSQSLEALLISTSSPLQGSSTMVSFEDVRGGSQPNNSFFRSLEQEDNGDEDLDECFHQPEKKRRLTANQVQSLERNFKVENKLEPERKIQLARDLGLHPRQIAIWFQNRRARWKTKQLEKDYEALKASCDSLKADYENILKEKDKLKTEVLLLTDKLLIKETEQGNTEPSDHKELSGPPSQKSIPNPESEEKTSSVTVVCKQEDISSANSDVFDSESPHYTDAGHSSLLEPADSSHVFELDQSDLSQDEEDNLSESLFPPAYNFPKLEDGLYLDPPENSCNYGFLVEDQSFWFWS is encoded by the exons ATGGTGGGTAGACGGGCAATTGGCGGTTCTAATAATATGACCGTTGTGTTTCAAAACCAAGGGATTCCTTCCTCTTCGCAGTCTCTTGAAGCTCTCTTAATTTCTACCTCTTCTCCTTTACAAG GTTCGAGTACAATGGTCAGCTTTGAGGATGTTCGTGGAGGAAGCCAGCCAAACAATTCTTTCTTCCGGTCCCTTGAGCAGGAAGATAATGGTGATGAAGACTTGGATGAATGCTTTCATCAACCTGAAAAGAAGAGACGGCTTACAGCTAACCAAGTCCAGTCTCTTGAGAGAAACTTCAAGGTAGAGAATAAGCTTGAACCAGAAAGGAAAATCCAGCTTGCAAGAGATCTTGGTTTGCATCCTAGACAAATTGCCATTTGGTTCCAGAACCGGCGAGCTCGGTGGAAAACGAAGCAGTTGGAGAAGGATTATGAAGCTCTTAAGGCAAGCTGCGATAGCCTTAAGGCTGACTATGAGAACATCCTTAAGGAGAAGGACAAACTGAAAACTGAG GTTCTTTTGCTCACAGACAAGCTGCTTATCAAAGAGACAGAGCAGGGAAACACTGAACCCTCTGATCACAAGGAATTGTCTGGTCCACCATCTCAGAAATCCATTCCTAATCCAGAATCAGAGGAGAAAACATCCAGTGTTACCGTAGTCTGTAAGCAGGAAGATATTAGTTCAGCCAACAGTGATGTCTTTGATTCCGAGAGCCCACATTATACTGATGCAGGTCACTCTTCTCTTTTAGAGCCTGCTGATTCTTCTCATGTTTTTGAACTGGACCAGTCAGATCTCTCACAGGATGAAGAAGATAACTTGAGTGAGAGCCTATTTCCTCCTGCTTACaacttcccaaaacttgaagATGGCCTATACTTGGATCCGCCTGAAAATTCTTGTAATTACGGATTCCTGGTTGAGGATCAATCATTTTGGTTCTGGTCCTAG
- the LOC122060934 gene encoding ubiquinone biosynthesis protein COQ4 homolog, mitochondrial yields the protein MLEGAHIRLKGWQQAAVALGSAFGALLDPKRADLIAALGETTGKPAFHRVLERMKKSPEGRAILLERPRVISTKVGHAWDLPANTFGAAYASFMGSRNFSPDDRPPVRFMDTEELAYVAMRSREIHDFWHVLFGLPTNLIGESALKVIEFEQMLLPMCLLSVIGGNARFNEKQRALFFQHYFPWATRAGLQCTDLMCVYYEQHFHEDLEDVRKKWGIIPAPAAPKINAAF from the exons ATGCTAGAAGGTGCACACATCAGGCTTAAAGGATGGCAGCAGGCAGCGGTTGCTCTTGGCTCAGCATTTGGCGCATTATTGGATCCAAAAAGAGCAGATCTGATAGCAGCTCTTGGGGAGACAACAGGAAAGCCGGCTTTCCATAGAGTACTTGAAAGGATGAAGAAAAGCCCTGAGGGGAGA GCAATACTCTTGGAACGTCCACGCGTTATATCTACGAAGGTGGGACATGCATGGGACCTACCAGCAAACACATTTGGAGCAGCCTATGCAAGTTTCATGGGATCCAGGAACTTTTCACCAGATGACCGACCACCTGTGCGGTTCATGGACACAGAGGAGCTGGCTTATGTGGCCATGCGGTCCCGTGAAATACATGATTTCTGGCATGTGCTTTTTGGCCTTCCCACCAACTTAATTGGTGAATCGGCCCTAAAGGTGATTGAGTTTGAGCAAATGCTTCTACCTATGTGCCTGCTGTCAGTCATAGGGGGCAATGCAAGGTTCAATGAGAAGCAGAGGGCTTTGTTCTTCCAGCATTACTTCCCTTGGGCCACACGGGCTGGTCTGCAGTGTACAGATCTGATGTGTGTCTACTATGAACAGCACTTCCATGAGGATTTGGAGGATGTCCGGAAAAAATGGGGGATAATTCCTGCACCTGCTGCCCCTAAAATAAATGCAGCATTTTAG